A portion of the Salarias fasciatus chromosome 15, fSalaFa1.1, whole genome shotgun sequence genome contains these proteins:
- the pum2 gene encoding pumilio homolog 2 isoform X6, translating to MSVPCSILGMNDVAWQETRGGMLHANGAPESGGVRVHGGGPLASVGGAVQAPGGPHLPGMDRGANPTPGTPQPPLSGRSQDDATVGYFFQRQPGEQLVGCTPAKHRWPTGDANHVDQVRAVDEMNYDFQALALESRGMGELLPAKKLWDSDELAKDGRKGMLLGEEWRDNAWGSSHHSVSQPIMVQRRPGQGFHGNGDANSVLSPRSEGGGLGVSMVEYVLSSSPGDKMDGRYRNGGYGGGDADQDGREKSDVQEKVSPFEEDKSPEMKVGEESDPAKANGRGLLNGMDRDCKDFNPTPGSRQASPTEAVERIGPGQTGLEMMGQHHPHPHVLQQQNPAQNKVPTEDFQNPEAQNMGGMEQQAGVESLQFDYAGNQIQVDSSGAPVGLFDYNSQQQLFQRSNPLTVQQLTAAQQQQYALAAAQQQHLAGLAPAFVPNPYIINAAPPGADPYTAAGLAAAATLAGPAVVPPQYYGVPWGVYPANLFQQQAASTANHSANQQPSNQGPGPGQPQVMRTGTNQRPLTPGQGQQSQQESLAAAAAANPALAYTGMPGYQVLAPAAYYDQTGALVMGPGARTGLGGPVRLVQTPLLINPAAAQAAAAVSASGSGNNMSGPPANGLYRSMPQPQPQPQQQQAPPPSSGLPSSSFYGSGSVPNTSQSSSLFSHTSAAPPPPSSSLGFSSTGGSLGVGLGSALGGFGSSVSSSTSSSVSRRDSLLASSDLYKRGGSSLTPIGQPFYNSLGYSSSPSPIGLTPGHSPLTPPPSLPSSHGSSSSLHLGGLTNGSGRYISAAPGAEAKYRSTGGTSSLFNSSSQLFPPSRPRYSRSDVMPSGRSRLLEDFRNNRFPNLQLRDLPGHMVEFSQDQHGSRFIQQKLERATPAERQMVFGEILQAAYQLMTDVFGNYVIQKFFEFGSADQKLALATRIRGHVLPLALQMYGCRVIQKALESISSDQQSDIVRELDGHVLKCVKDQNGNHVVQKCIECVQPQALQFIIDAFQGQVFVLSTHPYGCRVIQRILEHCTQEQTLPILEELHQHSEQLGQDQYGNYVIQHVLEHGRPEDKSKIVAEVRGKVLVLSQHKFASNVVEKCVINSSRAERALLIDEVCSQKDGPHSALYTMMKDQYANYVVQRMIDMAEPGQRKIIMHKIRPHIATLRKYTYGKHILAKLEKYYMKSGSELGPIGGPTNGLM from the exons ATGAGCGTTCCATGCAGCATCCTAGGTATGAATGACGTGGCCTGGCAGGAGACAAGAGGTGGGATGCTGCATGCAAATGGTGCTCCTGAGTCCGGGGGCGTCAGAGTACATGGTGGGGGGCCCCTAGCgtcagtgggtggagcagtgcAGGCTCCTGGGGGGCCACACTTGCCAGGCATGGACCGAGGCGCCAATCCAACCCCGGGTACCCCACAGCCCCCGCTGAGCGGGAGATCTCAGGATGACGCCACGGTGGGATACTTCTTTCAGAGGCAGCCCGGAGAGCAGCTTGTCGGTTGCACGCCCGCAAAGCATCGCTGGCCAACTGGAGACGCCAATCATGTGGATCAG GTCCGGGCTGTCGATGAAATGAACTATGACTTTCAAGCTCTTGCACTGGAATCGAGGGGGATGGGAGAG cTTCTGCCAGCGAAAAAGCTCTGGGACTCTGATGAATTGGCTAAGGACGGCAGGAAAGGGATGCTTCTTGGAGAGGAGTGGCGGGACAACGCGTGGGGATCATCAC atCATTCAGTGTCTCAGCCCATCATGGTACAGCGGCGGCCAGGCCAgggtttccatggtaacggcGACGCCAACTCCGTGCTCTCGCCCCGCTCAGAAGGCGGAGGCCTGGGAGTGAGCATGGTGGAGTACGTGCTGAGCTCCTCACCTGGCGACAAGATGGACGGCCGCTACAGGAACGGTGGCTAT GGCGGAGGAGATGCCGACCAAGATGGGAGAGAGAAAAGCGATGTGCAAGAGAAGGTGTCGCCCTTCGAAGAAGACAAGAGTCCAGAGATGAAGGTGGGAGAAGAGAGTGATCCTGCTAAAGCGAATGGAAGAGGCCTGCTCAACGGCATGGACAGAGACTGCAAGGACTTCAA TCCAACCCCTGGTAGCCGTCAAGCCTCCCCCACCGAGGCGGTGGAGAGGATCGGTCCCGGTCAGACAGGTCTGGAGATGATGGGTcagcaccacccccacccccacgtcctccagcagcagaaccctGCGCAGAACAAGGTTCCCACTGAGGACTTCCAGAACCCAGAGGCTCAGAACATGGGGGGCATGGAGCAGCAGGCCGGTGTGGAGTCCTTGCAGTTCGACTACGCTGGAAACCAGATTCAGGTGGACTCCTCAGGGGCGCCAGTGGGATTGTTTGACTACAActctcagcagcag ttgtTCCAGAGGTCTAATCCCCTCACTGTACAGCAGCTCACTGCGGCTCAGCAGCAACAGTATGCCTTGGCTGCAGCGCAACAGCAGCATCTCG CTGGTCTCGCTCCTGCATTTGTGCCAAACCCTTACATCATCAATGCTGCCCCCCCTGGCGCTGATCCCTACACTGCCGCTGGgctcgcagcagcagcaactcTTGCAG GCCCCGCAGTTGTTCCACCTCAGTACTACGGCGTTCCATGGGGCGTTTACCCAGCCAACCTCTTTCAGCAACAGGCTGCATCTACTGCCAATCACTCAGCTAATCAGCAACCATCCAatcagggaccaggaccaggccaGCCACAG GTCATGCGTACAGGAACTAACCagcgaccgctcacacctggtcAGGGCCAGCAGAGTCAGCAGGAGTCTTTAGCTGCAGCTGCGGCAGCAAACCCTGCCTTAGCATACACAGGAATGCCTG GTTATCAGGTTTTGGCCCCTGCAGCTTACTACGACCAGACTGGAGCTCTGGTGATGGGCCCTGGTGCTCGGACTGGTTTAGGCGGCCCTGTCCGTCTGGTCCAGACGCCTCTCCTCAtcaatcctgctgcagctcaggctG cagcagccgtcTCGGCGTCTGGTTCCGGTAACAACATGTCCGGTCCTCCGGCCAACGGCCTGTACCGCTCCATGCCCcagccgcagccgcagccgcagcagcagcaggcccccCCGCCCAGCAGCGGTCtgccctccagctccttctACGGCTCTGGATCAGTCCCCAACACCTCTCAGAGCAGTTCCCTGTTCTCACACACCTCAGCCGCCCCCCCGCCTCCGAGCTCGTCCCTCGGCTTCAGCAGCACCGGCGGCTCTCTGGGCGTGGGCCTCGGCTCTGCTCTTGGGGGCTTTGGTTCCTCCG tGTCCAGCTCTACCAGTAGCAGCGTATCTCGCAGGGACTCCCTGCTGGCAAGTTCTGACCTGTACAAACGAGGCGGCAGCAGTTTAACTCCCATCGGCCAGCCGTTCTACAACAGCCTGGGCTACTCCTCCTCTCCCAGCCCCATCGGCCTGACGCCGGGTCACTCGCCGctcactcctccaccttctcTGCCCTCCTCTCACGGATCCTCCTCCAGCCTTCATCTAG GCGGGCTGACAAACGGCAGCGGGCGTTACATTTCCGCCGCTCCCGGCGCCGAGGCCAAATACCGGAGCACCGGCGGCACATCCAGTCTGTTCAACTCCAGCAGCCAGCTGTTCCCTCCCTCCCGGCCCCGCTACAGCCGCTCCGACGTCATGCCGTCCGGACGCAGCCGCCTGCTGGAAGACTTCAGGAACAACCGCTTCCCCAACCTCCAGCTGCGCGACCTGCCGGGACACATGGTGGAGTTCTCCCAAGACCAGCACGGATCCAG ATTTATCCAGCAGAAGCTGGAGAGAGCCACTCCGGCTGAACGGCAGATGGTGTTTGGAGAGATCCTGCAAGCAGCGTACCAACTGATGACTGATGTCTTTGGGAACTATGTTATCCAGAAGTTCTTTGAG TTTGGAAGTGCGGACCAGAAGCTGGCTCTGGCCACACGGATCCGCGGCCACGTCCTTCCCCTGGCTTTGCAGATGTACGGCTGCAGAGTCATTCAAAAAGCCTTGGAGTCCATCTCCTCAGACCAGCAG AGCGACATAGTTCGTGAGCTGGACGGCCACGtgctgaagtgtgtgaaggaCCAGAATGGAAACCATGTGGTGCAAAAGTGCATTGAATGTGTCCAACCTCAGGCCCTGCAGTTCATCATCGATGCCTTTCAGGGACAG GTGTTTGTGCTTTCCACACACCCGTATGGCTGCAGAGTCATCCAAAGGATTCTGGAGCACTGCACCCAGGAGCAGACTCTGCCcatcctggaggagctgcatcAGCACTCTGAACAGCTGGGCCAG gaTCAGTACGGTAACTACGTCATTCAGCACGTCCTGGAGCACGGCCGACCGGAGGACAAGAGCAAGATCGTGGCGGAGGTTCGCGGGAAAGTTCTGGTCCTCAGCCAGCATAAGTTTGCAAG
- the pum2 gene encoding pumilio homolog 2 isoform X4, whose translation MSVPCSILGMNDVAWQETRGGMLHANGAPESGGVRVHGGGPLASVGGAVQAPGGPHLPGMDRGANPTPGTPQPPLSGRSQDDATVGYFFQRQPGEQLVGCTPAKHRWPTGDANHVDQVRAVDEMNYDFQALALESRGMGELLPAKKLWDSDELAKDGRKGMLLGEEWRDNAWGSSHHSVSQPIMVQRRPGQGFHGNGDANSVLSPRSEGGGLGVSMVEYVLSSSPGDKMDGRYRNGGYGGGDADQDGREKSDVQEKVSPFEEDKSPEMKVGEESDPAKANGRGLLNGMDRDCKDFNPTPGSRQASPTEAVERIGPGQTGLEMMGQHHPHPHVLQQQNPAQNKVPTEDFQNPEAQNMGGMEQQAGVESLQFDYAGNQIQVDSSGAPVGLFDYNSQQQLFQRSNPLTVQQLTAAQQQQYALAAAQQQHLAGLAPAFVPNPYIINAAPPGADPYTAAGLAAAATLAGPAVVPPQYYGVPWGVYPANLFQQQAASTANHSANQQPSNQGPGPGQPQVMRTGTNQRPLTPGQGQQSQQESLAAAAAANPALAYTGMPGYQVLAPAAYYDQTGALVMGPGARTGLGGPVRLVQTPLLINPAAAQAAAAVSASGSGNNMSGPPANGLYRSMPQPQPQPQQQQAPPPSSGLPSSSFYGSGSVPNTSQSSSLFSHTSAAPPPPSSSLGFSSTGGSLGVGLGSALGGFGSSVSSSTSSSVSRRDSLLASSDLYKRGGSSLTPIGQPFYNSLGYSSSPSPIGLTPGHSPLTPPPSLPSSHGSSSSLHLGGLTNGSGRYISAAPGAEAKYRSTGGTSSLFNSSSQLFPPSRPRYSRSDVMPSGRSRLLEDFRNNRFPNLQLRDLPGHMVEFSQDQHGSRFIQQKLERATPAERQMVFGEILQAAYQLMTDVFGNYVIQKFFEFGSADQKLALATRIRGHVLPLALQMYGCRVIQKALESISSDQQSDIVRELDGHVLKCVKDQNGNHVVQKCIECVQPQALQFIIDAFQGQVFVLSTHPYGCRVIQRILEHCTQEQTLPILEELHQHSEQLGQKYQGVSLEMTPKTYYTVSRDALFKDQYGNYVIQHVLEHGRPEDKSKIVAEVRGKVLVLSQHKFASNVVEKCVINSSRAERALLIDEVCSQKDGPHSALYTMMKDQYANYVVQRMIDMAEPGQRKIIMHKIRPHIATLRKYTYGKHILAKLEKYYMKSGSELGPIGGPTNGLM comes from the exons ATGAGCGTTCCATGCAGCATCCTAGGTATGAATGACGTGGCCTGGCAGGAGACAAGAGGTGGGATGCTGCATGCAAATGGTGCTCCTGAGTCCGGGGGCGTCAGAGTACATGGTGGGGGGCCCCTAGCgtcagtgggtggagcagtgcAGGCTCCTGGGGGGCCACACTTGCCAGGCATGGACCGAGGCGCCAATCCAACCCCGGGTACCCCACAGCCCCCGCTGAGCGGGAGATCTCAGGATGACGCCACGGTGGGATACTTCTTTCAGAGGCAGCCCGGAGAGCAGCTTGTCGGTTGCACGCCCGCAAAGCATCGCTGGCCAACTGGAGACGCCAATCATGTGGATCAG GTCCGGGCTGTCGATGAAATGAACTATGACTTTCAAGCTCTTGCACTGGAATCGAGGGGGATGGGAGAG cTTCTGCCAGCGAAAAAGCTCTGGGACTCTGATGAATTGGCTAAGGACGGCAGGAAAGGGATGCTTCTTGGAGAGGAGTGGCGGGACAACGCGTGGGGATCATCAC atCATTCAGTGTCTCAGCCCATCATGGTACAGCGGCGGCCAGGCCAgggtttccatggtaacggcGACGCCAACTCCGTGCTCTCGCCCCGCTCAGAAGGCGGAGGCCTGGGAGTGAGCATGGTGGAGTACGTGCTGAGCTCCTCACCTGGCGACAAGATGGACGGCCGCTACAGGAACGGTGGCTAT GGCGGAGGAGATGCCGACCAAGATGGGAGAGAGAAAAGCGATGTGCAAGAGAAGGTGTCGCCCTTCGAAGAAGACAAGAGTCCAGAGATGAAGGTGGGAGAAGAGAGTGATCCTGCTAAAGCGAATGGAAGAGGCCTGCTCAACGGCATGGACAGAGACTGCAAGGACTTCAA TCCAACCCCTGGTAGCCGTCAAGCCTCCCCCACCGAGGCGGTGGAGAGGATCGGTCCCGGTCAGACAGGTCTGGAGATGATGGGTcagcaccacccccacccccacgtcctccagcagcagaaccctGCGCAGAACAAGGTTCCCACTGAGGACTTCCAGAACCCAGAGGCTCAGAACATGGGGGGCATGGAGCAGCAGGCCGGTGTGGAGTCCTTGCAGTTCGACTACGCTGGAAACCAGATTCAGGTGGACTCCTCAGGGGCGCCAGTGGGATTGTTTGACTACAActctcagcagcag ttgtTCCAGAGGTCTAATCCCCTCACTGTACAGCAGCTCACTGCGGCTCAGCAGCAACAGTATGCCTTGGCTGCAGCGCAACAGCAGCATCTCG CTGGTCTCGCTCCTGCATTTGTGCCAAACCCTTACATCATCAATGCTGCCCCCCCTGGCGCTGATCCCTACACTGCCGCTGGgctcgcagcagcagcaactcTTGCAG GCCCCGCAGTTGTTCCACCTCAGTACTACGGCGTTCCATGGGGCGTTTACCCAGCCAACCTCTTTCAGCAACAGGCTGCATCTACTGCCAATCACTCAGCTAATCAGCAACCATCCAatcagggaccaggaccaggccaGCCACAG GTCATGCGTACAGGAACTAACCagcgaccgctcacacctggtcAGGGCCAGCAGAGTCAGCAGGAGTCTTTAGCTGCAGCTGCGGCAGCAAACCCTGCCTTAGCATACACAGGAATGCCTG GTTATCAGGTTTTGGCCCCTGCAGCTTACTACGACCAGACTGGAGCTCTGGTGATGGGCCCTGGTGCTCGGACTGGTTTAGGCGGCCCTGTCCGTCTGGTCCAGACGCCTCTCCTCAtcaatcctgctgcagctcaggctG cagcagccgtcTCGGCGTCTGGTTCCGGTAACAACATGTCCGGTCCTCCGGCCAACGGCCTGTACCGCTCCATGCCCcagccgcagccgcagccgcagcagcagcaggcccccCCGCCCAGCAGCGGTCtgccctccagctccttctACGGCTCTGGATCAGTCCCCAACACCTCTCAGAGCAGTTCCCTGTTCTCACACACCTCAGCCGCCCCCCCGCCTCCGAGCTCGTCCCTCGGCTTCAGCAGCACCGGCGGCTCTCTGGGCGTGGGCCTCGGCTCTGCTCTTGGGGGCTTTGGTTCCTCCG tGTCCAGCTCTACCAGTAGCAGCGTATCTCGCAGGGACTCCCTGCTGGCAAGTTCTGACCTGTACAAACGAGGCGGCAGCAGTTTAACTCCCATCGGCCAGCCGTTCTACAACAGCCTGGGCTACTCCTCCTCTCCCAGCCCCATCGGCCTGACGCCGGGTCACTCGCCGctcactcctccaccttctcTGCCCTCCTCTCACGGATCCTCCTCCAGCCTTCATCTAG GCGGGCTGACAAACGGCAGCGGGCGTTACATTTCCGCCGCTCCCGGCGCCGAGGCCAAATACCGGAGCACCGGCGGCACATCCAGTCTGTTCAACTCCAGCAGCCAGCTGTTCCCTCCCTCCCGGCCCCGCTACAGCCGCTCCGACGTCATGCCGTCCGGACGCAGCCGCCTGCTGGAAGACTTCAGGAACAACCGCTTCCCCAACCTCCAGCTGCGCGACCTGCCGGGACACATGGTGGAGTTCTCCCAAGACCAGCACGGATCCAG ATTTATCCAGCAGAAGCTGGAGAGAGCCACTCCGGCTGAACGGCAGATGGTGTTTGGAGAGATCCTGCAAGCAGCGTACCAACTGATGACTGATGTCTTTGGGAACTATGTTATCCAGAAGTTCTTTGAG TTTGGAAGTGCGGACCAGAAGCTGGCTCTGGCCACACGGATCCGCGGCCACGTCCTTCCCCTGGCTTTGCAGATGTACGGCTGCAGAGTCATTCAAAAAGCCTTGGAGTCCATCTCCTCAGACCAGCAG AGCGACATAGTTCGTGAGCTGGACGGCCACGtgctgaagtgtgtgaaggaCCAGAATGGAAACCATGTGGTGCAAAAGTGCATTGAATGTGTCCAACCTCAGGCCCTGCAGTTCATCATCGATGCCTTTCAGGGACAG GTGTTTGTGCTTTCCACACACCCGTATGGCTGCAGAGTCATCCAAAGGATTCTGGAGCACTGCACCCAGGAGCAGACTCTGCCcatcctggaggagctgcatcAGCACTCTGAACAGCTGGGCCAG AAATATCAAGGCGTATCATTGGAGATGACACCCAAAACATATTATACAGTGTCCCGTGATGCACTGTTCAAG gaTCAGTACGGTAACTACGTCATTCAGCACGTCCTGGAGCACGGCCGACCGGAGGACAAGAGCAAGATCGTGGCGGAGGTTCGCGGGAAAGTTCTGGTCCTCAGCCAGCATAAGTTTGCAAG
- the pum2 gene encoding pumilio homolog 2 isoform X2: protein MSVPCSILGMNDVAWQETRGGMLHANGAPESGGVRVHGGGPLASVGGAVQAPGGPHLPGMDRGANPTPGTPQPPLSGRSQDDATVGYFFQRQPGEQLVGCTPAKHRWPTGDANHVDQVRAVDEMNYDFQALALESRGMGELLPAKKLWDSDELAKDGRKGMLLGEEWRDNAWGSSHHSVSQPIMVQRRPGQGFHGNGDANSVLSPRSEGGGLGVSMVEYVLSSSPGDKMDGRYRNGGYGGGDADQDGREKSDVQEKVSPFEEDKSPEMKVGEESDPAKANGRGLLNGMDRDCKDFNPTPGSRQASPTEAVERIGPGQTGLEMMGQHHPHPHVLQQQNPAQNKVPTEDFQNPEAQNMGGMEQQAGVESLQFDYAGNQIQVDSSGAPVGLFDYNSQQQLFQRSNPLTVQQLTAAQQQQYALAAAQQQHLAGLAPAFVPNPYIINAAPPGADPYTAAGLAAAATLAGPAVVPPQYYGVPWGVYPANLFQQQAASTANHSANQQPSNQGPGPGQPQVMRTGTNQRPLTPGQGQQSQQESLAAAAAANPALAYTGMPGYQVLAPAAYYDQTGALVMGPGARTGLGGPVRLVQTPLLINPAAAQAAAVSASGSGNNMSGPPANGLYRSMPQPQPQPQQQQAPPPSSGLPSSSFYGSGSVPNTSQSSSLFSHTSAAPPPPSSSLGFSSTGGSLGVGLGSALGGFGSSVSSSTSSSVSRRDSLLASSDLYKRGGSSLTPIGQPFYNSLGYSSSPSPIGLTPGHSPLTPPPSLPSSHGSSSSLHLGGLTNGSGRYISAAPGAEAKYRSTGGTSSLFNSSSQLFPPSRPRYSRSDVMPSGRSRLLEDFRNNRFPNLQLRDLPGHMVEFSQDQHGSRFIQQKLERATPAERQMVFGEILQAAYQLMTDVFGNYVIQKFFEFGSADQKLALATRIRGHVLPLALQMYGCRVIQKALESISSDQQVISDIVRELDGHVLKCVKDQNGNHVVQKCIECVQPQALQFIIDAFQGQVFVLSTHPYGCRVIQRILEHCTQEQTLPILEELHQHSEQLGQKYQGVSLEMTPKTYYTVSRDALFKDQYGNYVIQHVLEHGRPEDKSKIVAEVRGKVLVLSQHKFASNVVEKCVINSSRAERALLIDEVCSQKDGPHSALYTMMKDQYANYVVQRMIDMAEPGQRKIIMHKIRPHIATLRKYTYGKHILAKLEKYYMKSGSELGPIGGPTNGLM, encoded by the exons ATGAGCGTTCCATGCAGCATCCTAGGTATGAATGACGTGGCCTGGCAGGAGACAAGAGGTGGGATGCTGCATGCAAATGGTGCTCCTGAGTCCGGGGGCGTCAGAGTACATGGTGGGGGGCCCCTAGCgtcagtgggtggagcagtgcAGGCTCCTGGGGGGCCACACTTGCCAGGCATGGACCGAGGCGCCAATCCAACCCCGGGTACCCCACAGCCCCCGCTGAGCGGGAGATCTCAGGATGACGCCACGGTGGGATACTTCTTTCAGAGGCAGCCCGGAGAGCAGCTTGTCGGTTGCACGCCCGCAAAGCATCGCTGGCCAACTGGAGACGCCAATCATGTGGATCAG GTCCGGGCTGTCGATGAAATGAACTATGACTTTCAAGCTCTTGCACTGGAATCGAGGGGGATGGGAGAG cTTCTGCCAGCGAAAAAGCTCTGGGACTCTGATGAATTGGCTAAGGACGGCAGGAAAGGGATGCTTCTTGGAGAGGAGTGGCGGGACAACGCGTGGGGATCATCAC atCATTCAGTGTCTCAGCCCATCATGGTACAGCGGCGGCCAGGCCAgggtttccatggtaacggcGACGCCAACTCCGTGCTCTCGCCCCGCTCAGAAGGCGGAGGCCTGGGAGTGAGCATGGTGGAGTACGTGCTGAGCTCCTCACCTGGCGACAAGATGGACGGCCGCTACAGGAACGGTGGCTAT GGCGGAGGAGATGCCGACCAAGATGGGAGAGAGAAAAGCGATGTGCAAGAGAAGGTGTCGCCCTTCGAAGAAGACAAGAGTCCAGAGATGAAGGTGGGAGAAGAGAGTGATCCTGCTAAAGCGAATGGAAGAGGCCTGCTCAACGGCATGGACAGAGACTGCAAGGACTTCAA TCCAACCCCTGGTAGCCGTCAAGCCTCCCCCACCGAGGCGGTGGAGAGGATCGGTCCCGGTCAGACAGGTCTGGAGATGATGGGTcagcaccacccccacccccacgtcctccagcagcagaaccctGCGCAGAACAAGGTTCCCACTGAGGACTTCCAGAACCCAGAGGCTCAGAACATGGGGGGCATGGAGCAGCAGGCCGGTGTGGAGTCCTTGCAGTTCGACTACGCTGGAAACCAGATTCAGGTGGACTCCTCAGGGGCGCCAGTGGGATTGTTTGACTACAActctcagcagcag ttgtTCCAGAGGTCTAATCCCCTCACTGTACAGCAGCTCACTGCGGCTCAGCAGCAACAGTATGCCTTGGCTGCAGCGCAACAGCAGCATCTCG CTGGTCTCGCTCCTGCATTTGTGCCAAACCCTTACATCATCAATGCTGCCCCCCCTGGCGCTGATCCCTACACTGCCGCTGGgctcgcagcagcagcaactcTTGCAG GCCCCGCAGTTGTTCCACCTCAGTACTACGGCGTTCCATGGGGCGTTTACCCAGCCAACCTCTTTCAGCAACAGGCTGCATCTACTGCCAATCACTCAGCTAATCAGCAACCATCCAatcagggaccaggaccaggccaGCCACAG GTCATGCGTACAGGAACTAACCagcgaccgctcacacctggtcAGGGCCAGCAGAGTCAGCAGGAGTCTTTAGCTGCAGCTGCGGCAGCAAACCCTGCCTTAGCATACACAGGAATGCCTG GTTATCAGGTTTTGGCCCCTGCAGCTTACTACGACCAGACTGGAGCTCTGGTGATGGGCCCTGGTGCTCGGACTGGTTTAGGCGGCCCTGTCCGTCTGGTCCAGACGCCTCTCCTCAtcaatcctgctgcagctcaggctG cagccgtcTCGGCGTCTGGTTCCGGTAACAACATGTCCGGTCCTCCGGCCAACGGCCTGTACCGCTCCATGCCCcagccgcagccgcagccgcagcagcagcaggcccccCCGCCCAGCAGCGGTCtgccctccagctccttctACGGCTCTGGATCAGTCCCCAACACCTCTCAGAGCAGTTCCCTGTTCTCACACACCTCAGCCGCCCCCCCGCCTCCGAGCTCGTCCCTCGGCTTCAGCAGCACCGGCGGCTCTCTGGGCGTGGGCCTCGGCTCTGCTCTTGGGGGCTTTGGTTCCTCCG tGTCCAGCTCTACCAGTAGCAGCGTATCTCGCAGGGACTCCCTGCTGGCAAGTTCTGACCTGTACAAACGAGGCGGCAGCAGTTTAACTCCCATCGGCCAGCCGTTCTACAACAGCCTGGGCTACTCCTCCTCTCCCAGCCCCATCGGCCTGACGCCGGGTCACTCGCCGctcactcctccaccttctcTGCCCTCCTCTCACGGATCCTCCTCCAGCCTTCATCTAG GCGGGCTGACAAACGGCAGCGGGCGTTACATTTCCGCCGCTCCCGGCGCCGAGGCCAAATACCGGAGCACCGGCGGCACATCCAGTCTGTTCAACTCCAGCAGCCAGCTGTTCCCTCCCTCCCGGCCCCGCTACAGCCGCTCCGACGTCATGCCGTCCGGACGCAGCCGCCTGCTGGAAGACTTCAGGAACAACCGCTTCCCCAACCTCCAGCTGCGCGACCTGCCGGGACACATGGTGGAGTTCTCCCAAGACCAGCACGGATCCAG ATTTATCCAGCAGAAGCTGGAGAGAGCCACTCCGGCTGAACGGCAGATGGTGTTTGGAGAGATCCTGCAAGCAGCGTACCAACTGATGACTGATGTCTTTGGGAACTATGTTATCCAGAAGTTCTTTGAG TTTGGAAGTGCGGACCAGAAGCTGGCTCTGGCCACACGGATCCGCGGCCACGTCCTTCCCCTGGCTTTGCAGATGTACGGCTGCAGAGTCATTCAAAAAGCCTTGGAGTCCATCTCCTCAGACCAGCAGGTAATT AGCGACATAGTTCGTGAGCTGGACGGCCACGtgctgaagtgtgtgaaggaCCAGAATGGAAACCATGTGGTGCAAAAGTGCATTGAATGTGTCCAACCTCAGGCCCTGCAGTTCATCATCGATGCCTTTCAGGGACAG GTGTTTGTGCTTTCCACACACCCGTATGGCTGCAGAGTCATCCAAAGGATTCTGGAGCACTGCACCCAGGAGCAGACTCTGCCcatcctggaggagctgcatcAGCACTCTGAACAGCTGGGCCAG AAATATCAAGGCGTATCATTGGAGATGACACCCAAAACATATTATACAGTGTCCCGTGATGCACTGTTCAAG gaTCAGTACGGTAACTACGTCATTCAGCACGTCCTGGAGCACGGCCGACCGGAGGACAAGAGCAAGATCGTGGCGGAGGTTCGCGGGAAAGTTCTGGTCCTCAGCCAGCATAAGTTTGCAAG